In a single window of the Salmo trutta chromosome 21, fSalTru1.1, whole genome shotgun sequence genome:
- the ndufb3 gene encoding NADH dehydrogenase [ubiquinone] 1 beta subcomplex subunit 3 — translation MGGDHGSKLNLPDFKQWKVEGTPLEFTQQRLAARGLKDPWARNEVWRYVGGFSRPVSLGDVMLRGFKWGFAAFAVALTVEYALFPPKKSGH, via the exons ATGGGAGGAGACCACGGCAGTAAACTAAACCTGCCAGACTTTAAGCAGTGGAAGGTAGAGGGAACACCTCTGGAGTTCACACAGCAGAGACTGGCAGCTAGAGGACTGAAGGACCCGTGGGcacg TAATGAGGTGTGGAGGTACGTGGGAGGGTTCAGCCGTCCTGTATCCCTGGGAGACGTGATGCTGAGGGGTTTTAAATGGGGCTTTGCTGCCTTTGCTGTGGCTCTGACTGTAGAGTACGCTCTCTTCCCCCCCAAGAAGTCTGgccactga